Genomic segment of Euwallacea fornicatus isolate EFF26 chromosome 11, ASM4011564v1, whole genome shotgun sequence:
CGGACGCCTTGAGGGTTTTAAATGAGCTCGCTCACAAGCAtcaaaatatcattaattttGTTCAGAAGATGCATACAAGCTTTAAACTTGTGCTTCTAGTTGAATATAGTGCTGCATCGGTGATTTTAGCGTCTGCGGCCATTCAGATATTACAGGTCGGATACATCTGATAAGAGGGTAAACGCAGCAAGAagatataaaacaaatttcaggGCAACAAACAGTTCCTCTTCCTCATCTACGCGAGTTTATTCACGTTCCAGTTATTCCTGATTTCGTGGAAAtcagaagaaataaaaacccAAAGTGTGATGGTCGGTACCACTCTCTACCAGAGCGATTGGTATTTTCATAACCGCAAAGTGAGGCGCTTCATTCTCTTTATGATGCTCAGATCAAACAAACCAATGACTCTGAATATTGGGCCCTTCGGGCCAAATACTATGGAGACAGCCATGGCCGTAAGCTAGTTCTTCTTAGTTTTCATTAACTTTGATTTTTCAGAGTTTTCAGAGGGTCAAACTCGGCTACTCGTACGTCACATTGATGTCGTCTTAAGTCGGTCTtgaggaaataaataattgagatATTAGTCACACAAATAACGCACAGAGCCTTGATCGAACATCGACCTTTTAAGACTCGTGTTTTACCCCCGCAGAACAAGTGCGAACTTGTTCAACCCTCGGAGACTCCACCTGAAGATATTTA
This window contains:
- the LOC136342156 gene encoding odorant receptor 49b-like, which codes for MENFYTYFMPQIIAGLVEYLKFRKANPNATEIPEHLIMIWVPFDTQKYFYPTMMFQIYLLFQIGAQNYASLAMYISLMIYAILKFKILRHLLRNFNKNCTSEADALRVLNELAHKHQNIINFVQKMHTSFKLVLLVEYSAASVILASAAIQILQGNKQFLFLIYASLFTFQLFLISWKSEEIKTQSVMVGTTLYQSDWYFHNRKVRRFILFMMLRSNKPMTLNIGPFGPNTMETAMARVKLGYSYVTLMSS